A genomic region of Tsukamurella pulmonis contains the following coding sequences:
- a CDS encoding 3-oxoacyl-ACP reductase: protein MPDAPSTDFYAAFVKSGPGSFLASRLGLPQPPVLRRYQAGKPALAGPVLLGGKGRLVEPVRELLADYDLVVNNGGARGAEKLGGAVFDATGITSIDELVGLYEFFGPQIRSLGNSARLVVLGTTPELIEDLDEHIVQRALEGFTRSVAKELRDGATAQLVYVHPDASTGASGLASTLRFLLSGKSAYVDAQVIRVTDKDAEAPADWDKPLAGKVALVTGAARGIGATIAEVLSRDGAHVIAADIPAAGEALSAVANKVGGTALPLDVTAEDAGKKIAELVKSRHQGLDIIVNNAGITRDKLLANMDEARWNSVMAVNLKAPKQLVDALLAEDALNEGGAVVDVSSIAGIAGNRGQTNYGATKAGVIGIVDAYAPVLAKKNITINAVAPGFIETAMTAAIPLATRQAGRLMNSLQQGGQTVDVAETISYFAAPASAAVTGNVVRVCGQSLLGA, encoded by the coding sequence ATGCCTGATGCACCCAGCACGGATTTCTACGCGGCCTTCGTGAAGTCGGGCCCCGGCTCCTTCCTGGCCAGCCGCCTCGGCCTGCCGCAGCCGCCGGTCCTGCGCCGCTACCAGGCCGGTAAGCCCGCGCTCGCCGGCCCCGTCCTCCTCGGCGGCAAGGGCCGCCTCGTCGAGCCCGTGCGCGAACTGCTCGCGGACTACGACCTCGTCGTCAACAACGGCGGCGCCCGCGGCGCCGAGAAGCTGGGCGGCGCGGTCTTCGACGCCACCGGCATCACCTCGATCGACGAGCTCGTGGGCCTCTACGAGTTCTTCGGCCCGCAGATCCGCTCGCTCGGCAACAGCGCGCGTCTCGTCGTGCTGGGCACCACGCCGGAGCTGATCGAGGACCTGGACGAGCACATCGTCCAGCGCGCCCTCGAGGGCTTCACGCGCTCGGTCGCCAAGGAGCTGCGCGACGGTGCCACCGCCCAGCTGGTCTACGTCCACCCGGACGCCTCCACCGGCGCCTCGGGCCTGGCCTCGACGCTGCGCTTCCTGCTCTCGGGCAAGTCGGCGTACGTCGACGCGCAGGTCATCCGCGTCACCGACAAGGACGCCGAGGCGCCCGCCGACTGGGACAAGCCGCTGGCCGGCAAGGTCGCCCTGGTCACCGGTGCCGCCCGCGGCATCGGCGCCACCATCGCCGAGGTCCTCTCGCGCGACGGCGCCCACGTCATCGCCGCCGACATCCCCGCCGCCGGCGAGGCCCTGTCCGCGGTCGCGAACAAGGTCGGCGGCACCGCGCTGCCGCTGGACGTGACCGCCGAGGACGCCGGCAAGAAGATCGCCGAGCTGGTGAAGTCGCGCCACCAGGGCCTCGACATCATCGTCAACAACGCCGGCATCACCCGCGACAAGCTGCTCGCCAACATGGACGAGGCCCGCTGGAACTCGGTGATGGCCGTGAACCTCAAGGCGCCGAAGCAGCTCGTCGACGCCCTGCTCGCCGAGGACGCCCTGAACGAGGGCGGCGCCGTCGTCGACGTCTCGTCCATCGCCGGCATCGCGGGCAACCGCGGCCAGACCAACTACGGCGCGACCAAGGCCGGCGTCATCGGCATCGTCGACGCCTACGCCCCGGTCCTGGCGAAGAAGAACATCACCATCAACGCCGTGGCACCCGGCTTCATCGAGACCGCCATGACCGCCGCGATCCCGCTCGCCACCCGCCAGGCCGGCCGCCTGATGAACTCGCTGCAGCAGGGCGGCCAGACCGTCGACGTGGCCGAGACCATCTCCTACTTCGCGGCTCCGGCCTCCGCCGCCGTGACCGGCAACGTCGTGCGCGTGTGCGGTCAGAGCCTGCTGGGAGCCTGA
- a CDS encoding MaoC/PaaZ C-terminal domain-containing protein, whose protein sequence is MATNVTVLQAPPSSLSVLTRGLRGILPVVGKQGKLTPETVLPDRTVELTVDVDPVRVGEYCEVVGLKNTGEVPVMYLYVLSFPLIMDLFLADDFPAAAVGSVHVENTITRRRRVVPGEQLTLRTSVGNLREHRKGMLIDFTTEFTDAAGDSVASEVSTMLIQQRTSLSGEPSGPAPKEGRPGAPDALLSADGALIRRYAGVSGDRNPIHMSPLGGKAFGFPSSIAHGAWTAAAMLRVVEGHVPDAVIHSVRFGKPVILPARIGLYVARDEATGGTEIVAKDLKKGYPHVTATVTPL, encoded by the coding sequence ATGGCGACGAACGTGACCGTGCTGCAGGCGCCGCCGTCGAGCCTGTCCGTGCTCACACGCGGGCTGCGCGGCATCCTGCCCGTGGTCGGCAAGCAGGGCAAGCTCACGCCGGAGACCGTGCTGCCGGACCGGACCGTCGAGCTCACCGTCGACGTCGATCCCGTCCGGGTCGGCGAGTACTGCGAGGTCGTCGGGCTCAAGAACACCGGCGAGGTGCCCGTGATGTACCTCTACGTGCTCTCGTTCCCGCTGATCATGGACCTGTTCCTCGCGGACGACTTCCCCGCCGCGGCGGTGGGTTCGGTGCACGTGGAGAACACGATCACGCGGCGCCGCCGGGTGGTCCCGGGCGAGCAGCTCACGCTGCGCACCTCGGTGGGCAACCTGCGCGAGCACCGCAAGGGCATGCTGATCGACTTCACGACCGAGTTCACCGACGCGGCAGGCGATTCCGTCGCCTCCGAGGTGTCGACGATGCTCATCCAGCAGCGCACGTCGCTGTCGGGCGAGCCGTCGGGCCCGGCGCCGAAGGAGGGCCGCCCCGGCGCCCCCGACGCGCTGCTCTCCGCCGACGGTGCCCTCATCCGCCGGTACGCCGGCGTGAGCGGTGACCGGAACCCGATCCACATGTCGCCGTTGGGCGGCAAGGCCTTCGGGTTCCCGTCCTCGATCGCGCACGGCGCGTGGACCGCGGCCGCGATGCTGCGCGTCGTCGAGGGCCACGTCCCCGACGCCGTGATCCACTCGGTGCGCTTCGGCAAGCCGGTGATCCTGCCCGCGCGGATCGGGCTCTACGTCGCGCGCGACGAGGCCACCGGCGGCACCGAGATCGTCGCCAAGGATCTGAAGAAGGGCTACCCGCACGTGACGGCCACCGTCACCCCGCTGTAG
- a CDS encoding TetR/AcrR family transcriptional regulator, protein MAGGTKRLPRAVREQQMLDAAIKVFSRNGFYETSMDAVAREAQISKPMLYLYYGSKDELFAACVTREAGKFMRSIEFDASPTLPPLQRLRSVIAGFLKYVDENRDAWRVMYRETTGQAAFAALSENSRERVVEMTAVLLREAAKYAPDDTDFELYAVALVGSGEAIADRLATGKVELDRAVEIMTSFLWGGIRGERPE, encoded by the coding sequence ATGGCCGGTGGTACGAAGCGTTTGCCGCGCGCGGTACGCGAGCAGCAGATGCTGGACGCCGCCATCAAGGTGTTCTCGCGCAACGGCTTCTACGAGACGTCGATGGACGCGGTGGCCCGCGAGGCGCAGATCAGCAAGCCGATGCTGTACCTGTACTACGGCTCCAAGGACGAGCTCTTCGCCGCCTGCGTGACCCGCGAGGCCGGCAAGTTCATGCGCAGCATCGAGTTCGACGCCAGCCCCACCCTGCCGCCGCTGCAGCGCCTGCGGTCCGTGATCGCCGGCTTCCTCAAGTACGTCGACGAGAACCGCGACGCCTGGCGCGTGATGTACCGCGAGACCACGGGGCAGGCCGCCTTCGCCGCGCTCTCGGAGAACAGCCGCGAGCGCGTGGTCGAGATGACCGCCGTGCTCCTGCGCGAGGCCGCCAAGTACGCGCCCGACGACACCGACTTCGAGCTCTACGCCGTCGCCCTCGTCGGCTCGGGCGAGGCGATCGCGGACCGCCTCGCCACCGGCAAGGTCGAGCTCGACCGCGCCGTCGAGATCATGACCTCGTTCCTCTGGGGCGGCATCCGCGGCGAGCGCCCGGAGTAA
- a CDS encoding glycoside hydrolase family 3 N-terminal domain-containing protein, which translates to MQKFRNLTILVLAAAGVAACSPATPEAAPSPSSTLAQAPSTASAAPSSGPARPATCGADFLAKLSVREKIGQLLMVGVKDAADARRAVQQGAGGVFIGSWTDRSVFSGGTLQSVAKAGKVPAMVSVDEEGGRVSRIPGANLVSARELAATMTVAQARAEGARVGKLMKSMGITVDFAPDADVSAQPDDSVIGDRSYSNDPAVVVKYSQAFAAGLRDGGVYPVFKHFPGHGSSSGDSHRGGVSVPPLSALKQKDLVPFRAAVEAGDAGMMVGHLTVPGLTEPGLPTSLSPATMRLLRDGAGYGAKPFDGPIFTDDLSGMKAVTDRFTVPQAVAKSLEAGADVALWISTDQLGAAVDAVEASVKSGKLSRARLDDSVLRVARAKHAVRC; encoded by the coding sequence ATGCAGAAGTTTCGGAACCTCACGATCCTGGTGCTCGCCGCGGCCGGCGTGGCGGCGTGCAGCCCGGCGACGCCGGAAGCCGCCCCGTCGCCGAGCTCGACACTCGCGCAAGCCCCGTCGACGGCGTCGGCGGCACCGTCCTCCGGGCCCGCGCGCCCCGCGACCTGCGGCGCGGACTTCCTCGCGAAGCTCTCGGTGCGGGAGAAGATCGGGCAGTTGCTCATGGTCGGGGTCAAGGACGCCGCGGACGCGCGCCGCGCTGTGCAGCAGGGCGCGGGCGGCGTGTTCATCGGCAGTTGGACCGACCGCTCCGTATTCTCCGGCGGCACCCTGCAGTCCGTCGCGAAGGCGGGCAAGGTGCCGGCGATGGTCTCCGTCGACGAGGAGGGCGGCCGCGTCTCCCGGATCCCCGGCGCGAACCTGGTCTCGGCGCGCGAGCTGGCGGCGACGATGACCGTCGCGCAGGCGCGGGCGGAGGGCGCCCGGGTCGGGAAGCTGATGAAGTCGATGGGCATCACCGTCGACTTCGCGCCCGACGCCGACGTCTCCGCGCAGCCCGATGACTCCGTCATCGGCGACCGCTCCTACTCGAACGATCCCGCCGTGGTCGTGAAGTACTCGCAGGCCTTCGCCGCGGGCCTGCGCGACGGTGGCGTCTACCCGGTGTTCAAGCACTTCCCGGGGCACGGCAGCTCGTCGGGCGATTCGCACCGCGGCGGGGTCAGCGTGCCGCCGCTGTCCGCCCTCAAGCAGAAGGACCTCGTCCCGTTCCGCGCGGCGGTCGAGGCCGGCGACGCGGGCATGATGGTCGGCCACCTGACGGTGCCGGGCCTCACCGAGCCCGGCCTGCCGACCAGCCTGAGCCCGGCCACGATGCGGCTGCTGCGCGACGGTGCCGGATACGGCGCGAAGCCCTTCGACGGGCCGATCTTCACCGACGACCTCTCCGGCATGAAGGCGGTCACCGACCGGTTCACGGTGCCGCAGGCGGTGGCGAAGTCGCTCGAGGCCGGTGCCGATGTGGCGCTGTGGATCTCGACGGATCAGCTCGGCGCGGCCGTCGACGCGGTGGAGGCCTCGGTGAAGTCGGGCAAGCTCTCGCGCGCGCGGCTCGACGATTCGGTGCTGCGCGTGGCGCGCGCGAAGCACGCCGTACGCTGCTGA
- a CDS encoding SMP-30/gluconolactonase/LRE family protein, producing MRRSRSVPLRVAALVAATAALAGAAPSLAAAAPSGAACAGWRTTVLRSGMGTLENLAFDGAGTVYLSRQNPVTGRGALLAGTQPGALRTVVDLPNPGGIVVRDGAVHVTTANSAPSGLLGKTDGTVSVVDPATGATRTVAAGLTMPNGLALLPDGRAVTSTVLGPRQGIVATAPGGAPVPFALRGESVNGLWFDGASGRLWATTATTATTRIYAIDPARPGSPRRYEVPGFGPGHFADDLTVGPDGAVYAALDLPGTVVRLDPASGAQCTIATGHRGVTSVRFGRGPGWDGAAMYATTLTGKLLRLTR from the coding sequence ATGCGAAGAAGCCGCTCCGTCCCGCTCCGCGTCGCCGCCCTCGTCGCGGCGACCGCCGCCCTCGCCGGCGCCGCACCGTCCCTCGCCGCGGCGGCACCGTCGGGCGCGGCGTGCGCGGGCTGGCGCACGACGGTCCTGCGTTCCGGCATGGGGACGCTCGAGAACCTCGCCTTCGACGGTGCCGGCACCGTCTACCTCTCCCGGCAGAACCCCGTGACCGGTCGGGGAGCGCTCCTCGCGGGCACGCAGCCCGGCGCGCTGCGCACCGTCGTCGACCTGCCGAACCCCGGCGGGATCGTCGTGCGCGACGGGGCCGTGCACGTCACGACGGCCAACAGCGCACCGTCGGGGCTGCTGGGGAAGACGGACGGCACCGTGAGCGTCGTCGATCCCGCGACGGGGGCGACGCGGACCGTCGCGGCGGGCCTGACGATGCCCAACGGCCTCGCCCTTCTGCCCGACGGCCGCGCCGTCACGAGCACGGTCCTGGGGCCGCGGCAGGGGATCGTCGCGACCGCGCCCGGTGGCGCGCCGGTGCCCTTCGCCCTGCGCGGCGAGAGCGTCAACGGCCTCTGGTTCGACGGTGCCTCCGGCCGCCTGTGGGCCACGACCGCCACCACCGCGACCACCCGGATCTACGCCATCGACCCCGCCCGGCCGGGGAGCCCGCGCCGCTACGAGGTCCCCGGGTTCGGGCCGGGCCATTTCGCCGACGACCTCACCGTCGGGCCCGACGGTGCCGTCTACGCCGCCCTCGACCTGCCGGGGACCGTGGTGCGGCTGGACCCGGCGAGCGGCGCGCAGTGCACGATTGCGACCGGCCACCGCGGCGTGACGTCCGTGCGGTTCGGCCGCGGGCCGGGCTGGGACGGCGCGGCGATGTACGCGACCACGCTCACCGGCAAGCTGCTTCGCCTGACCCGGTAG
- a CDS encoding universal stress protein has protein sequence MSVPVKVLIAYDGSESSQRAVKYASKVLAQGRDAEAIVVTAWESTIHQAARLSAMSGVAGAGAAETALTRESDVVHAEAQKTNQQGVDLAAAAGFTAHGELIEVSTTVWSALIAASDSFDVDVIVSGSRGISGIKALWHSSVSEHVLRGCKRPVMIVPSGCAELDL, from the coding sequence ATGAGTGTCCCCGTCAAGGTTCTGATCGCGTACGACGGCTCCGAGTCCTCCCAGCGCGCCGTCAAGTACGCCAGCAAGGTCCTCGCGCAGGGACGCGACGCCGAGGCGATCGTCGTCACCGCGTGGGAGTCCACGATCCACCAGGCCGCCCGGCTGTCCGCCATGTCCGGCGTCGCGGGGGCGGGCGCCGCCGAGACCGCCCTGACCCGCGAGAGCGACGTGGTGCACGCCGAGGCGCAGAAGACCAACCAGCAGGGCGTCGACCTGGCCGCCGCCGCGGGCTTCACCGCGCACGGCGAGCTGATCGAGGTCTCGACCACGGTGTGGTCGGCGCTGATCGCCGCCTCCGACAGCTTCGACGTGGACGTGATCGTCTCCGGCAGCCGCGGGATCTCGGGCATCAAGGCGCTGTGGCATTCGTCCGTGTCGGAGCACGTCCTGCGCGGCTGCAAGCGGCCGGTCATGATCGTGCCGTCGGGCTGCGCCGAGCTGGACCTGTAG
- a CDS encoding DUF2613 family protein: MDRTSIIASATAALAGIVVAVALALVSGAAVAQTSPTTDVSAVNPDKGFLQGSSNYGERDDSGAGK, translated from the coding sequence ATGGACCGCACCTCGATCATCGCCAGCGCCACCGCCGCGCTCGCCGGCATCGTCGTCGCCGTGGCCCTCGCACTGGTGAGCGGCGCGGCCGTCGCACAGACGTCGCCGACCACCGATGTCAGCGCCGTGAACCCCGATAAGGGATTCCTGCAGGGCTCGTCGAACTACGGCGAGCGCGACGACTCGGGTGCAGGCAAGTAG
- a CDS encoding alpha-(1->3)-arabinofuranosyltransferase, producing MQASSPEPHDEPLTRRAGAWAFVALLALSFLSAPGKVVADTKLDLTANPIDFLARAANVWSSQSPLGQVQNQAYGYFFPHGAFFALGQFLHVPPWITQRLWWALLLFAGFWGIIRLTEALRTGSRGSRVVAAAAFVLAPQVLTTLGAISSETAPVMLAPWVLLPLVQMLQGHDAPLRNLAARSAVAVALMGAVNAVATGFACAVAALWWLLHVRVNRHSAGTRNFWTFSAWWAVCVALATTWWIVPLLIMGRVSPPFLEFIESSRATTQWASLPEVLRGTTSWSPFISDERLAGAMLTTTPAAVVVTGLVACAGIAGLTMRRMPKRGVWATVLLVGLAAIGAGYASGLGSPFAEPVRVFLDSVGAPLRNVYKLEPLLRLPLVVGVAHLLARAPLPGTVGLATVRRALAHPENDRLAAGALAVVVVLALAGGMAWTGKLSPRGPYDRIPDYWSQAADWLSAHAAGTAPGQARAERALVVPGAPFGAQLWGLTRDEPLQPLAQTPWAVRDAIPLNPPGAIRALDSVQRLLSAGTPSAGLAATLRRQGISYLVLRSDLDPGTSRSARPALARAAIEGSPGISQVARFGPDTAPPTVEKVVVDSGLRPPLPAITIYRVDGAVPTGPYVADLASMPRVAGGPEALLGLQADAAASGRRELGAALLAADAEAAGLPGGPLTVTDTPKRRESDYGRVDDHSSAIRTADEPRRTLNRLPDYPAEGLVDGTWAGATVAASSSAADATQLGTVLPGAGTAAAVDGDKNTSWVSSGLDHALGQWLEFRLPEPREDLAVTVTVGRALGPAVTRLLITTEAGTVYSDPVTANTPITLVAPSEPTSWVRITAAETADRSWGNQFSITEAQLTDARTGTTIPARHDVALPPSGPAQRWVFGQDTMGRSGCVVTPAENGGPGPVQCADIAIGPEEPGQLRRTVDGPGAPAVTPTLTVRARPGQALSALLAAPGAPSAFAESAVGDGRASSAAAVDGDPNTTWSAPQSVTEPTSPKPVLRLQLPSAQLVGGLTLRLPRGEAPAHPTRIGVDLGTGRQVRELAEGEDEVTVRLDPAVTDSIAISLLDWDERINVNDFGFFEKMAPGLAEVRPVGPDGTPVPGSEPASADRPVVVPCESGPTVRVGDRTLRFRLEAGARALRDGAPVRAVACDPAPVPLPAGRQQVVATPGLAFSVDTLTLDTPAMAEDAAVRDEAVKVQSWTPDRRVVTVSRAAADQVLVVPESRNSGWSATGPDGTPLRAVTVNGWQQGWVVPQGTDGAVTLRFGLNAPYRIGLFGGLALLVILAALALVPGSRPRAGEPVRAWQPGLLAALGVGAVAFVLSGWPGLALWAATGVATWVVSGLHVSADRRAVVQVVGASGFVLAGMLLLATGPWHAEAGYVGHGPWPQGLALTGVLLMAWSTVPPARFRRRRGGEDARGADLGAE from the coding sequence GTGCAGGCAAGTAGCCCGGAGCCGCACGACGAACCCCTGACCCGCCGCGCAGGCGCGTGGGCGTTCGTCGCCCTGCTCGCGCTGAGCTTCCTCAGCGCACCCGGCAAGGTCGTCGCCGATACCAAGCTCGATCTCACGGCGAACCCCATCGATTTCCTGGCGCGCGCCGCCAACGTCTGGTCCAGCCAGTCCCCGCTCGGCCAGGTGCAGAACCAGGCCTACGGCTACTTCTTCCCGCACGGCGCCTTCTTCGCACTGGGCCAGTTCCTGCACGTCCCGCCGTGGATCACGCAGCGCCTGTGGTGGGCGCTGCTGCTGTTCGCGGGCTTCTGGGGCATCATCCGGCTCACCGAGGCGCTGCGCACCGGCTCGCGCGGCAGCCGCGTGGTGGCCGCCGCCGCGTTCGTGCTGGCCCCGCAGGTGCTCACGACGCTGGGCGCGATCAGCTCCGAGACCGCGCCGGTGATGCTCGCCCCGTGGGTGCTGCTGCCGCTGGTGCAGATGCTCCAGGGCCACGACGCGCCGCTGCGGAACCTGGCCGCCCGTTCGGCCGTCGCGGTCGCGCTGATGGGTGCGGTCAACGCCGTGGCCACGGGCTTCGCGTGCGCGGTGGCCGCGCTGTGGTGGCTGCTGCACGTGCGCGTGAACCGGCACAGTGCCGGGACTCGAAATTTCTGGACGTTCAGCGCGTGGTGGGCGGTGTGCGTCGCCTTGGCGACGACGTGGTGGATCGTGCCGCTGCTCATCATGGGCCGGGTCAGCCCGCCGTTCCTCGAGTTCATCGAGTCCTCGCGCGCGACCACGCAGTGGGCGTCGCTGCCGGAGGTGCTGCGCGGCACCACCTCGTGGAGCCCGTTCATCTCCGACGAGCGCCTCGCGGGCGCCATGCTCACCACCACCCCGGCGGCCGTCGTCGTCACCGGCCTGGTCGCGTGCGCGGGCATCGCCGGGCTCACCATGCGCCGGATGCCCAAGCGCGGGGTCTGGGCGACGGTGCTGCTCGTCGGGCTGGCGGCGATCGGCGCGGGCTACGCCAGCGGGCTCGGCTCGCCGTTCGCCGAGCCGGTGCGGGTCTTCCTCGACAGCGTCGGCGCGCCGCTGCGCAACGTCTACAAGCTCGAGCCGCTGCTGCGCCTGCCGCTGGTGGTGGGCGTGGCGCACCTGCTGGCCCGGGCGCCGCTGCCGGGCACCGTCGGCCTGGCGACGGTACGCCGGGCGCTGGCGCACCCCGAGAACGACCGGCTCGCGGCGGGCGCGCTCGCCGTGGTCGTGGTGCTCGCACTGGCGGGCGGCATGGCCTGGACCGGCAAACTCTCGCCGCGCGGCCCCTACGACAGGATCCCCGACTACTGGTCGCAGGCGGCGGACTGGCTCTCCGCCCACGCCGCCGGAACCGCCCCCGGTCAGGCCCGCGCCGAGCGCGCCCTCGTGGTGCCCGGCGCCCCGTTCGGCGCGCAGCTGTGGGGTCTGACCCGCGACGAGCCGCTCCAGCCGCTGGCGCAGACACCCTGGGCCGTGCGCGATGCGATCCCCCTCAACCCGCCCGGCGCGATCCGCGCGCTCGACTCGGTGCAGCGGCTGCTCAGCGCCGGCACCCCGTCGGCGGGCCTGGCCGCGACGCTGCGCCGGCAGGGCATCTCCTACCTGGTGCTGCGCTCCGACCTCGACCCCGGCACGTCGCGCTCGGCCCGCCCCGCGCTGGCCCGCGCCGCGATCGAGGGTTCGCCGGGGATCAGCCAGGTCGCGCGGTTCGGGCCCGACACCGCGCCGCCGACCGTCGAGAAGGTGGTCGTCGATTCCGGGCTGCGGCCGCCGCTGCCGGCCATCACCATCTACCGGGTCGACGGTGCCGTCCCCACCGGTCCGTACGTCGCGGACCTGGCCTCGATGCCGCGCGTCGCGGGCGGGCCGGAGGCACTGCTCGGGCTGCAGGCCGACGCCGCCGCGTCGGGCCGGCGCGAGCTGGGCGCGGCGCTGCTCGCCGCGGACGCCGAGGCCGCGGGCCTGCCCGGCGGTCCGCTCACCGTCACCGACACCCCCAAGCGGCGCGAGAGCGACTACGGCCGCGTCGACGACCACAGTTCCGCGATCCGCACCGCCGACGAGCCCCGTCGCACCCTCAACCGGCTGCCCGACTATCCGGCGGAGGGCCTCGTCGACGGGACGTGGGCGGGCGCGACCGTCGCCGCGTCCAGCTCGGCGGCCGACGCCACGCAGCTGGGCACCGTGCTGCCGGGTGCCGGGACCGCCGCTGCGGTGGACGGGGACAAGAACACCTCGTGGGTCTCGTCGGGCCTCGACCACGCGCTGGGGCAGTGGCTCGAGTTCCGCCTGCCCGAGCCGCGCGAGGACCTGGCGGTGACGGTGACCGTCGGGCGCGCGCTGGGCCCGGCGGTGACGCGACTGCTCATCACCACCGAGGCGGGCACCGTCTACTCCGACCCGGTCACCGCGAACACCCCGATCACGCTGGTGGCGCCGTCGGAGCCCACGAGCTGGGTGCGGATCACCGCCGCCGAGACCGCGGACCGCTCCTGGGGCAACCAGTTCTCGATCACCGAGGCGCAGCTCACCGACGCGCGCACCGGGACGACGATCCCGGCGCGGCACGACGTCGCGCTCCCGCCGTCCGGCCCCGCCCAGCGCTGGGTCTTCGGGCAGGACACGATGGGCCGCTCCGGCTGCGTCGTCACGCCCGCCGAGAACGGCGGCCCGGGGCCCGTGCAGTGCGCCGACATCGCCATCGGCCCGGAGGAGCCCGGGCAGCTGCGGCGCACCGTCGACGGGCCCGGCGCCCCCGCGGTGACGCCGACGCTGACCGTGCGGGCGCGCCCCGGCCAGGCGCTCTCGGCGCTGCTCGCGGCGCCGGGCGCGCCGTCGGCGTTCGCGGAGTCGGCGGTCGGCGACGGGCGGGCGAGCTCCGCCGCGGCCGTCGACGGCGATCCGAACACCACCTGGTCGGCGCCGCAGTCGGTCACCGAGCCCACCTCGCCCAAGCCCGTGCTGCGGCTACAGCTGCCGTCCGCGCAGCTGGTCGGCGGCCTGACGCTGCGCCTGCCGCGCGGGGAGGCGCCCGCGCACCCCACCCGGATCGGCGTCGACCTCGGCACGGGCCGGCAGGTCCGCGAGCTCGCCGAAGGGGAGGACGAGGTGACCGTCCGGCTCGATCCCGCGGTGACCGATTCGATCGCGATCTCCCTGCTCGACTGGGACGAGCGGATCAACGTCAACGACTTCGGCTTCTTCGAGAAGATGGCGCCGGGCCTCGCCGAGGTGCGGCCCGTCGGCCCCGACGGGACGCCCGTCCCCGGTTCCGAGCCCGCCTCCGCGGACCGCCCGGTGGTGGTGCCCTGCGAGAGCGGCCCGACGGTGCGTGTCGGCGACCGCACGCTGCGGTTCCGTCTCGAGGCCGGCGCGCGGGCGCTGCGCGACGGTGCGCCCGTCCGCGCCGTCGCGTGCGACCCGGCGCCGGTGCCGCTGCCCGCGGGCCGGCAGCAGGTGGTCGCGACGCCGGGGCTCGCCTTCAGCGTCGACACGCTGACGCTGGACACGCCCGCGATGGCCGAGGACGCCGCCGTGCGCGACGAGGCCGTGAAGGTGCAGAGCTGGACGCCCGACCGCCGGGTCGTCACGGTCAGTCGCGCGGCCGCCGACCAGGTGCTCGTGGTCCCCGAGAGCCGCAACTCCGGCTGGTCGGCCACCGGCCCCGACGGGACGCCGCTGCGCGCGGTGACGGTCAACGGCTGGCAGCAGGGCTGGGTCGTGCCACAGGGCACCGACGGCGCGGTGACCCTGCGCTTCGGCCTCAACGCGCCGTATCGCATCGGGCTCTTCGGCGGCCTCGCGCTGTTGGTGATCCTCGCGGCGTTGGCGCTGGTTCCGGGGTCGCGCCCGCGAGCCGGTGAGCCGGTGCGCGCGTGGCAGCCGGGCCTGCTCGCCGCGCTCGGCGTGGGCGCGGTCGCCTTCGTGCTCAGCGGCTGGCCGGGGCTGGCGCTCTGGGCGGCGACGGGCGTCGCGACCTGGGTGGTCTCCGGGCTGCACGTCTCGGCGGACCGTCGGGCGGTGGTGCAGGTGGTCGGCGCCTCCGGCTTCGTCCTGGCGGGCATGCTCCTGCTCGCGACGGGCCCCTGGCACGCCGAGGCGGGCTACGTGGGCCACGGCCCCTGGCCGCAGGGCCTGGCCCTGACGGGCGTGCTGCTGATGGCCTGGTCGACGGTGCCGCCCGCTCGATTCCGGCGACGTCGCGGCGGCGAGGACGCCCGAGGCGCCGACCTCGGCGCGGAGTAG